One Methanococcus voltae genomic region harbors:
- the rpsB gene encoding 30S ribosomal protein S2, with protein MADDNLLTSLDTYLASGIHIGTQQKTEDMRRFIYRVRADGLYVLDVRKTDERLRLAAKFLSNYEPEQILAVSRRVYTVGPLEKFGKTTGIKTLAGRFVPGTLTNPASRKFMEPEVLFLSDPRVDKQALKEAIEVGIPIVGMCDTEHLTSHIDFIIPTNNKGRKSVSLMYYLIAREYMKNRGLIGEEVPFKYDDFLEKSMNTKVKMKKRPNRRQNRRRR; from the coding sequence ATGGCAGACGATAACCTATTAACATCGTTGGACACCTACTTAGCATCAGGTATCCACATCGGTACACAGCAAAAAACCGAAGACATGAGAAGATTTATCTACAGAGTTAGAGCTGACGGTTTATATGTATTAGACGTTAGGAAAACTGATGAAAGATTAAGATTAGCTGCAAAATTCTTATCAAACTATGAACCAGAACAAATTTTAGCTGTTTCAAGAAGAGTTTACACAGTAGGACCATTAGAAAAATTCGGTAAAACAACAGGAATCAAAACACTCGCAGGTAGATTTGTGCCAGGTACATTAACAAACCCTGCATCAAGAAAGTTCATGGAACCAGAAGTTTTATTCTTAAGTGACCCTAGAGTAGACAAACAAGCATTAAAAGAAGCTATTGAAGTTGGGATACCTATTGTAGGTATGTGTGACACAGAACACTTAACCTCACACATTGACTTCATCATCCCTACAAACAACAAAGGTAGAAAGTCAGTATCTTTAATGTACTACTTAATCGCAAGAGAATACATGAAAAACAGAGGATTAATTGGTGAAGAAGTACCATTCAAATATGATGACTTCTTAGAAAAATCAATGAATACCAAAGTTAAAATGAAAAAGAGACCAAATAGAAGACAAAACAGAAGAAGAAGATAA
- a CDS encoding DUF7121 family protein produces the protein MEYEPIKTQLDKINTKIKELYEEAKELKKIRDDANEKVKEFKETREAINTDVKNRIEEIRELKQKRAGLLEEFKMMKLTKNQIAEKIEQLEMQLETSATDMDKEQALAAQIQSYQELYKRASELEELNETIKEMSDSISVLVNESSEEHKKVLENARTSAEKHQELLIAYNEINQLKSKASELHEQLKNLKLQEISQDSVE, from the coding sequence ATGGAATATGAACCTATAAAAACTCAACTTGATAAGATAAATACTAAAATAAAAGAATTATATGAAGAAGCTAAAGAACTAAAGAAAATAAGAGACGACGCAAACGAAAAGGTTAAGGAATTTAAAGAGACTCGGGAAGCCATAAATACGGATGTAAAAAATAGAATTGAAGAGATTAGGGAATTAAAACAGAAAAGGGCAGGACTTCTTGAAGAATTTAAGATGATGAAATTAACCAAAAACCAGATTGCTGAAAAAATTGAGCAATTGGAAATGCAACTTGAAACGAGCGCTACAGATATGGACAAAGAACAAGCTTTGGCAGCTCAGATTCAATCATATCAAGAATTATACAAAAGAGCTTCTGAATTGGAAGAATTAAATGAAACCATTAAAGAAATGTCAGATAGTATTTCAGTATTGGTAAATGAATCTTCAGAAGAGCATAAAAAAGTTTTAGAAAATGCGCGAACCAGTGCAGAAAAGCACCAAGAATTATTAATAGCATATAATGAAATAAATCAATTAAAATCAAAAGCTTCAGAACTTCATGAACAGCTTAAGAATCTAAAACTTCAGGAAATTTCGCAAGATAGTGTAGAGTAA
- a CDS encoding HVO_0476 family zinc finger protein, translating into MSENQNKTYENEYDDECESFEEQLYFECPACNDITPHDLIKKVESKKLLRYTVKCQDCGNVHNIEKRCKLQHIKVVVSRYNQSEQFTVDIPDDEKLSVEDTIAVKGENVEITSVELEGSRRVESAFAKDIKMIWAKSLDVPKKVNISVSAGGITRSFSVLVSHNQAFEEDQVYRAGELFFRIKRIKTEKGYFTREVARKIVRIYSEPVSPMRDFIDLTDYVI; encoded by the coding sequence ATGAGCGAGAACCAGAACAAAACTTACGAAAATGAATACGACGATGAATGCGAATCATTTGAAGAGCAGTTATATTTTGAATGTCCTGCATGCAATGATATTACTCCTCACGATTTAATCAAAAAAGTTGAATCAAAAAAACTTTTGAGATATACGGTAAAGTGCCAAGATTGTGGAAATGTGCACAACATCGAAAAAAGATGTAAACTACAACATATTAAGGTTGTAGTGAGCAGATATAATCAATCCGAACAATTCACTGTCGATATTCCCGACGATGAAAAGTTAAGTGTTGAGGACACAATCGCAGTAAAAGGCGAGAATGTTGAAATAACTAGTGTAGAACTTGAAGGTTCAAGAAGAGTGGAATCTGCATTTGCAAAAGACATTAAAATGATATGGGCTAAATCTTTAGACGTTCCTAAAAAAGTCAATATTTCTGTTAGTGCTGGTGGAATAACCCGTTCTTTTAGCGTTTTAGTTTCACATAATCAGGCTTTTGAGGAAGACCAGGTATATAGGGCAGGTGAACTGTTTTTCAGGATAAAAAGAATAAAAACAGAAAAAGGATATTTCACCAGAGAAGTTGCAAGGAAAATCGTGAGAATTTACTCGGAACCTGTAAGTCCTATGAGGGATTTCATTGATTTAACCGATTATGTAATTTAA
- a CDS encoding 30S ribosomal protein S3ae has product MARMKARSTKGKRMTRDTWKTKVWYNIVAPKSFGGAEIGQTPANDPAGLIGRVSEISLKDLTNDHSKHSIRMQFKVDSVSGKNAVTQFVGHDTTREYLKSQVRRRRSKITTIIDVRTKDGFKLRVKALVLTAVRARDHHKTEIRLKTEQIIRDMSKELTFPEFVHAMLMGAMGSKIYGECKKLFPLRRVEVYKSDVMEMGVLTPVAEEKAEEEKTEAAAEAQ; this is encoded by the coding sequence ATGGCAAGAATGAAAGCAAGGTCAACCAAAGGAAAAAGAATGACCAGAGATACTTGGAAAACCAAAGTATGGTACAATATTGTTGCTCCTAAATCCTTTGGAGGCGCAGAAATAGGACAAACACCTGCAAACGACCCAGCAGGTTTAATCGGTAGAGTTTCAGAAATCAGCTTAAAAGATTTAACAAACGACCACTCAAAACACTCAATCAGAATGCAGTTCAAAGTTGATTCAGTAAGTGGTAAAAACGCTGTTACTCAATTTGTAGGTCACGACACTACAAGAGAATACTTGAAATCACAAGTTAGAAGAAGAAGAAGCAAAATTACAACAATCATTGATGTAAGAACAAAAGATGGCTTCAAATTAAGAGTTAAAGCTTTAGTTTTAACAGCTGTTAGAGCAAGAGACCACCACAAAACAGAAATCAGATTAAAAACAGAACAAATCATCAGAGACATGTCAAAAGAATTGACCTTCCCTGAATTCGTTCACGCTATGTTAATGGGAGCTATGGGTTCAAAAATCTACGGCGAATGTAAAAAATTATTCCCATTAAGAAGAGTAGAAGTTTACAAATCAGATGTTATGGAAATGGGTGTATTAACACCAGTTGCTGAAGAAAAAGCTGAAGAAGAAAAAACAGAAGCTGCAGCTGAAGCACAATAA
- a CDS encoding winged helix-turn-helix domain-containing protein, protein MASEVRAKIYIFLRKFEKSTVEEIANGTGIYPSTVRESILEMYNLGYVNREKMKKEGLGKKPYIYSAVEPSAIIQKISEKVQERLNDLIDIDERIEGKPATINGPINIEINIASDK, encoded by the coding sequence ATGGCAAGTGAAGTTAGGGCTAAGATATACATATTCCTTAGAAAGTTTGAAAAAAGTACTGTGGAAGAAATTGCTAATGGTACAGGTATATACCCATCAACTGTAAGGGAATCCATTCTCGAAATGTACAATTTAGGGTATGTAAACAGAGAAAAAATGAAAAAAGAAGGTTTGGGTAAAAAGCCATACATTTATTCAGCAGTTGAACCTTCAGCAATTATTCAAAAGATTTCTGAAAAAGTTCAAGAAAGATTAAATGATTTAATTGATATTGATGAAAGAATTGAGGGTAAACCCGCTACAATTAACGGTCCTATTAATATCGAAATCAATATTGCCAGCGATAAGTAA
- a CDS encoding signal recognition particle subunit SRP19/SEC65 family protein: protein MTQKEFVIWPAYFDIQNSRSKGRKLNKEFCTRNVKLKDLVSAAKKLGYSYEQVNSKAYPKEPWENIGYLKIKIKNEENSESSGKYEILLKIGKQLLA, encoded by the coding sequence ATGACCCAAAAGGAATTTGTGATATGGCCTGCTTACTTTGATATCCAAAATAGCCGTTCAAAAGGTAGAAAATTAAATAAAGAATTTTGCACTAGAAATGTTAAATTAAAAGATTTAGTATCTGCAGCTAAAAAATTGGGTTATTCATACGAACAGGTGAATTCAAAAGCTTACCCTAAAGAACCTTGGGAAAATATAGGCTATTTAAAAATTAAAATTAAAAATGAAGAGAATTCCGAAAGTAGTGGTAAATATGAAATATTACTTAAAATAGGTAAACAACTTTTAGCATAA
- a CDS encoding winged helix-turn-helix domain-containing protein, producing MKIIKALNKSKAIEILQYLMNEDKSYFSEIVVITHSNSSTTYRALECLNEAGLVSRCEDGVKRNDKVYYNITNKGIKVMNLVKKIDDID from the coding sequence ATGAAAATCATTAAAGCATTAAATAAAAGTAAAGCTATTGAAATATTGCAGTATCTTATGAATGAAGATAAGTCATACTTTAGTGAAATCGTAGTTATAACTCATTCTAACAGTTCTACCACCTACCGAGCTCTTGAATGCTTAAATGAAGCAGGTTTAGTTTCAAGATGCGAAGATGGTGTTAAAAGAAATGATAAAGTATACTATAATATTACAAATAAGGGCATTAAAGTAATGAATTTAGTTAAAAAAATAGATGATATAGATTAA
- a CDS encoding DUF134 domain-containing protein — protein MKKNENNENKEIEKEQEENNTKADTKVDTKADEKKGRPKIPRLISEEPKFETFKPLGTPRFELETLKLTVEELESVRLVDYIGYAHEDAAASMGISRRVFWNILKSARQKISDALINGKMLQIGGGHYRLRNCGNTCGGGRCSYRVRQCNWKDRKDL, from the coding sequence ATGAAAAAAAATGAAAATAATGAAAATAAAGAAATAGAAAAAGAGCAAGAAGAAAATAACACAAAGGCAGATACAAAAGTCGATACAAAAGCTGACGAAAAAAAAGGTAGACCTAAAATACCTAGATTAATAAGTGAAGAACCAAAATTTGAAACTTTTAAACCACTTGGGACACCCAGATTTGAGTTAGAAACTTTAAAATTAACCGTTGAGGAATTAGAAAGTGTAAGGCTTGTTGATTATATTGGTTATGCTCATGAAGATGCAGCTGCCTCAATGGGGATATCCCGGCGTGTTTTTTGGAATATTTTAAAGTCTGCAAGGCAAAAGATTTCAGATGCTTTAATAAATGGTAAAATGCTCCAAATCGGGGGCGGACATTATAGGTTAAGAAATTGCGGAAATACTTGTGGTGGCGGTAGATGTAGCTATAGAGTACGCCAATGCAATTGGAAGGATAGAAAAGACTTATAA
- a CDS encoding tetratricopeptide repeat protein — MPSNQQTYKLYVQGITYYNDKKYSDAIGYFKRILRINSSDFLALFGMCLVYTALEDYEVALDYANKCLYHNSQYQPAINYKKKLGKKIETSNLEKYERWSKLGLKYYKDKNYLKSHYYYEKAYVCNPNSKVALKNLKFIQSLLKSRLPYEWNAKALEFYKQKKYEKARVCLKHALSLNPNSQSIKNNIVKISKIINDKKAKAQELNKKLKSVGNPAETSVNPNGSEYINESINNENIGNNSNNNDDIKTNTEYMELNDLINNLIYDTLETQLDFEEKITKNLENKDAGEIDINHTADNINMEIENNEIVNRNIDIEIKDNTDNSSKLTSEPFIEKEEREEKEFKNNSNNSEVENNKNNKFTKNTKNNNNNNNKIRRDLIPFNTGMGVDLSKLPGNTRRTNVNTYNDSYSSPYESIYKTKDSLRKQEYEQEYELEDSNEDDLMVVNLNNEEVRKTNDRNKLPKNNYEDDKDKFEYYIDDVYEDYEEPIF; from the coding sequence ATGCCCTCGAATCAACAAACTTATAAGTTATATGTTCAAGGAATCACATATTACAACGATAAAAAGTATTCAGACGCAATTGGTTACTTTAAAAGGATATTAAGGATAAATTCAAGTGATTTTTTAGCACTTTTCGGTATGTGTTTAGTATATACAGCACTTGAAGACTATGAGGTTGCACTCGATTACGCAAATAAATGTTTATATCACAATTCTCAATATCAACCAGCAATAAACTATAAAAAGAAATTGGGAAAAAAGATTGAAACATCAAATCTAGAAAAATACGAACGTTGGAGTAAATTGGGACTTAAATATTACAAGGATAAAAACTATTTAAAATCTCATTACTATTACGAAAAAGCGTACGTATGCAATCCAAATTCAAAAGTTGCATTAAAAAATTTAAAGTTTATTCAAAGCCTTTTAAAATCAAGATTGCCCTATGAGTGGAATGCAAAAGCACTCGAGTTTTACAAGCAAAAAAAATATGAAAAAGCTAGGGTATGTTTAAAGCATGCTTTGTCATTAAATCCTAATTCTCAATCTATAAAGAATAATATTGTTAAAATTTCTAAAATTATAAATGATAAAAAGGCAAAAGCCCAGGAACTTAATAAGAAACTGAAATCAGTCGGAAATCCCGCTGAAACTAGTGTTAATCCTAATGGTAGCGAATATATCAATGAAAGTATTAATAATGAAAATATTGGTAACAATAGCAATAACAATGATGACATAAAGACTAATACGGAATATATGGAATTAAACGATTTAATAAATAATTTAATCTACGATACTTTAGAAACACAATTAGATTTCGAAGAAAAGATTACCAAAAATTTGGAAAATAAAGATGCGGGGGAAATTGATATCAACCATACCGCGGATAATATTAATATGGAAATTGAAAATAATGAGATAGTTAATAGGAATATCGATATTGAGATTAAGGATAATACGGATAATTCAAGTAAATTAACTTCTGAACCATTTATCGAAAAAGAAGAAAGAGAAGAAAAAGAATTTAAAAATAATTCCAATAATTCCGAAGTTGAAAATAATAAAAATAACAAGTTTACTAAAAATACTAAAAATAATAATAATAATAATAATAAAATTAGAAGAGATTTAATACCTTTTAACACGGGCATGGGCGTAGATTTATCCAAATTACCTGGGAATACAAGACGTACAAATGTAAATACATATAATGATTCATATAGTAGTCCATATGAAAGTATATACAAAACTAAAGATTCTCTTAGAAAACAAGAATACGAACAAGAATACGAACTCGAAGATTCAAATGAAGACGATTTAATGGTAGTAAATTTAAATAACGAAGAAGTTCGAAAAACTAATGACCGGAACAAACTTCCTAAAAATAATTATGAAGATGATAAAGATAAATTTGAATACTATATTGATGATGTCTATGAAGATTACGAAGAACCAATATTCTAA
- the atwA gene encoding methyl coenzyme M reductase system, component A2, whose translation MRLIEVKNVTKKFGDHTVLKDINFTLDEGQVLGVLGRSGSGKSVLLHMLRGMEGYEPTSGNVIYHVAVCNKCGKVEVPSKVGQPCQCNEEQVGEFKAKAVDFWENDEMTYNLKKKIAIMLQRTFALYGERTVAENILEALRNAGVEGKEASDKALGLIKMVKLEHRITHISRDLSGGEKQRVVLARQIAKDPVIFLADEPTGTLDPKTAQLVHTALAETVVKHNIAMVITSHWPEVIEELSQSTIWLENGEVKMFDESKKVVDEFMKTITSMKKFEDVEIKDELISLKDVEKRYVSVERGIVKAVNGIDISVNEKEIFGLVGLSGAGKTTLSKIIAGILPPSKGNYSFRLGEEVVDMTKAGPANRGRARRYIGILFQEYSLYPHRTVLYNLTESIGLEMPAEFAKMKAEHTLVSVGFTEAEAESMLDKYPKELSVGEKHRVALAQVLIREPHLVLLDEPTGTMDPITRNMVAESIQNSRKELDQTYIIVSHDMDFVLNVCDRAGLVRGGKLVKMGKPSEIVDILSSEEKSEMLNE comes from the coding sequence ATGCGTTTAATAGAAGTAAAAAACGTTACTAAGAAATTTGGAGACCATACCGTTTTAAAAGATATTAATTTTACTCTCGATGAGGGGCAAGTTTTAGGTGTTTTAGGGAGGAGTGGTTCCGGAAAATCTGTTTTATTACACATGTTAAGGGGTATGGAAGGTTACGAACCTACATCCGGTAATGTTATCTACCACGTTGCAGTATGTAACAAGTGTGGTAAAGTTGAAGTTCCGTCAAAAGTTGGACAGCCATGCCAATGTAATGAAGAGCAGGTTGGAGAATTCAAGGCAAAAGCAGTCGATTTCTGGGAAAATGACGAAATGACCTACAATTTAAAGAAGAAAATTGCAATTATGTTACAAAGAACTTTCGCACTTTATGGAGAAAGAACCGTTGCAGAAAACATTTTGGAAGCTTTAAGAAACGCAGGCGTAGAAGGAAAAGAAGCAAGTGACAAAGCACTTGGTTTAATTAAAATGGTAAAATTAGAACATAGAATTACTCACATTTCTAGAGATTTAAGTGGTGGGGAAAAGCAAAGGGTAGTTTTAGCAAGACAAATTGCAAAAGATCCGGTTATATTTTTAGCAGATGAACCAACTGGTACGTTAGACCCTAAAACAGCACAGTTGGTACACACTGCATTAGCTGAAACAGTTGTTAAGCATAATATTGCAATGGTTATCACGTCACACTGGCCAGAAGTTATTGAAGAACTCTCACAGTCTACAATATGGCTCGAAAACGGCGAAGTTAAGATGTTTGACGAGAGTAAAAAGGTAGTAGATGAATTTATGAAAACCATAACATCTATGAAAAAATTTGAAGATGTGGAAATAAAAGACGAACTTATTAGTTTGAAGGATGTTGAAAAAAGATACGTTTCAGTTGAAAGGGGTATCGTAAAAGCTGTAAATGGTATAGACATCTCTGTAAATGAGAAAGAGATATTTGGACTCGTAGGTTTAAGTGGTGCAGGTAAAACAACCTTATCAAAAATAATTGCAGGAATTCTCCCACCTTCCAAAGGTAACTATTCCTTTAGACTTGGGGAAGAAGTTGTAGATATGACAAAGGCAGGACCTGCAAACAGAGGAAGAGCAAGAAGATACATTGGAATTTTATTCCAAGAATACAGTTTATACCCTCACAGAACAGTACTTTATAACTTAACTGAGTCAATAGGTCTCGAAATGCCAGCTGAGTTTGCAAAAATGAAAGCAGAGCATACCTTAGTATCAGTAGGTTTCACTGAAGCGGAAGCCGAAAGTATGTTGGATAAATATCCTAAAGAATTGAGTGTAGGGGAAAAACACAGAGTTGCTTTAGCTCAAGTTTTAATTAGAGAACCTCACTTAGTATTATTAGACGAACCAACAGGTACAATGGACCCTATAACAAGAAACATGGTTGCAGAATCAATCCAAAACTCCAGAAAAGAACTTGACCAAACATACATCATAGTTTCACACGATATGGACTTTGTATTAAACGTATGTGACAGAGCAGGTCTCGTAAGGGGCGGTAAATTGGTAAAAATGGGAAAACCTTCTGAAATTGTTGATATATTATCATCTGAAGAAAAGAGCGAAATGTTAAATGAATAA
- the prf1 gene encoding peptide chain release factor aRF-1 — translation MSQTSTEAYLFKKSLKELKGKKGKGTELISVYVPAGRRVSDISQYLRQELSQSSNIKSKTTMKNVQSAIEVILQRLKLLKEPLENGAIIFAGMIPRGGPGTEKMEVYVLEPPEAVKTFIYRCDSQFFTDPLEDFIQDKEVYGVILVDRNEATIGTVKGKTITVLKKLTSGVPGKFKAGGQSARRLERLIDDAAHQFMVRIGEYSNESFMPILEEKKLKGLLIGGPGNTKNEFVEKGFLHHELGKKVIDTFDLCYTEEFGIRELLDKASELLRDMDLMKEKVIIQKFFKELIKDDGGLAAYGEKQVMKYLDMGAIDTLIVTEDLNTTRVTIKCNNCEAVTNINVKNNELYKFEEELKSKSCPNCEGSLTIAEEMDIIEYLAELCKVNGSNIVVVSTDTEEGNQISKAFRGIAAILRYKV, via the coding sequence ATGAGCCAAACATCGACAGAAGCATATTTATTTAAAAAATCCCTCAAAGAATTAAAAGGAAAAAAAGGAAAAGGTACCGAATTAATTAGCGTTTACGTACCTGCAGGTAGAAGAGTATCTGACATATCCCAATATTTAAGACAGGAATTGTCACAATCCTCAAACATTAAGAGTAAAACCACAATGAAAAACGTTCAGTCAGCCATTGAGGTAATCTTACAGAGATTAAAACTCTTAAAAGAACCATTAGAAAATGGTGCAATTATATTTGCGGGAATGATACCAAGAGGCGGTCCAGGTACTGAAAAAATGGAAGTTTACGTTTTAGAACCTCCTGAAGCAGTTAAAACATTCATATATAGGTGTGATTCTCAATTTTTCACCGACCCACTTGAAGACTTTATACAAGATAAAGAAGTTTACGGTGTAATACTCGTAGATAGAAACGAAGCTACAATAGGTACAGTTAAAGGAAAAACTATTACTGTGTTAAAAAAATTAACAAGTGGTGTACCAGGTAAATTTAAAGCAGGGGGTCAATCTGCAAGAAGATTGGAAAGATTAATCGACGATGCAGCCCACCAATTTATGGTAAGGATTGGAGAATACTCAAATGAATCATTTATGCCAATATTGGAAGAGAAAAAATTGAAAGGATTGTTAATTGGCGGTCCTGGAAACACTAAAAACGAATTCGTTGAAAAAGGATTTTTACACCACGAATTAGGTAAAAAAGTTATCGATACTTTCGATTTATGTTACACTGAGGAATTTGGAATTAGAGAATTATTAGATAAAGCTTCCGAATTACTTAGAGATATGGACTTAATGAAGGAAAAGGTAATTATACAAAAATTCTTTAAGGAATTGATAAAAGATGATGGCGGTCTTGCGGCTTACGGTGAAAAACAAGTTATGAAATATCTTGACATGGGTGCAATTGACACACTTATCGTAACTGAAGACTTAAACACGACTAGAGTAACCATTAAATGTAACAATTGTGAAGCCGTTACAAACATAAATGTGAAGAATAACGAGTTATACAAATTTGAAGAAGAACTTAAATCAAAATCTTGTCCAAACTGTGAAGGTTCATTAACCATTGCGGAAGAAATGGATATAATTGAGTATTTAGCAGAATTATGTAAGGTAAACGGTTCAAATATTGTTGTTGTTTCAACCGATACCGAAGAAGGAAATCAGATATCAAAAGCTTTCAGAGGAATTGCTGCGATATTAAGATATAAAGTTTAA
- a CDS encoding MJ1244 family protein, protein MKLLIKLFIESKNIGKAINALSEGGISGFYIKEYAGLSPYDWQGFLLSEEPELAINFVKQLSQNTLLINAVVNMDIVPSIKEKIHERLEDEKYTMIMMPVLGMTINNPEMD, encoded by the coding sequence ATGAAATTGTTGATAAAACTATTTATAGAATCAAAAAACATAGGTAAAGCAATAAATGCACTTTCCGAAGGGGGAATCTCAGGATTTTACATTAAAGAATATGCTGGATTGTCACCTTATGATTGGCAAGGCTTTTTACTGTCTGAAGAACCGGAACTCGCGATTAATTTTGTAAAACAATTATCTCAAAATACATTACTTATAAATGCAGTTGTTAATATGGATATTGTACCATCTATCAAGGAAAAAATACACGAAAGACTTGAGGATGAGAAATATACCATGATTATGATGCCTGTTTTGGGTATGACAATAAATAACCCCGAAATGGATTAA
- the corA gene encoding magnesium/cobalt transporter CorA, producing the protein MLEILGYVEKDVRKMEFNEILSEDPKLIWIDCYDPSEEELSAISEKLGIETDELALGLDEQEVPRVEEEEDYYLIVFKAPLFEEDITTTSFGIFVKNNIVLTIHKDKIKAIGKLHRAISYKKPRNVLDKGNGFFVYTLLNQIISSYSKVLVKVEDDLDVLEDRILQDHNKNLTDDILQLRKMLVYFHKALISNKDVISLLKRKYLPITTQEDRWEFEDLYYDIIQLIDMETTYRELLSSMMDMTLSIENIKMNQIMKILTMVTALFAVPVWITGIYGMNFKYLPFSEDPNGFWVVLLISLILIIVVMYVFIKEKWIR; encoded by the coding sequence ATGCTTGAAATTCTTGGTTACGTTGAAAAAGATGTTCGAAAAATGGAATTTAATGAAATCCTGAGTGAAGACCCTAAATTAATTTGGATAGATTGCTATGACCCTTCTGAAGAAGAGTTGTCTGCAATATCTGAAAAACTAGGTATTGAAACTGATGAACTGGCATTAGGTCTCGATGAACAAGAAGTTCCAAGGGTAGAGGAAGAAGAAGATTACTACTTAATAGTTTTCAAAGCTCCTTTATTCGAAGAAGATATTACCACAACTTCATTTGGTATCTTTGTAAAAAATAACATTGTTTTAACGATACATAAAGATAAAATTAAAGCAATAGGTAAATTACACAGAGCAATAAGCTATAAAAAGCCACGTAACGTATTGGACAAAGGAAACGGGTTTTTTGTATACACCCTTTTGAACCAGATCATAAGTAGTTATTCGAAAGTGTTGGTTAAAGTTGAAGATGATTTGGATGTTTTAGAAGATAGAATTCTTCAAGATCACAACAAAAACCTTACGGATGACATATTACAGCTTAGGAAAATGCTTGTATACTTCCATAAGGCGCTTATATCTAATAAAGATGTTATTTCACTTTTAAAACGTAAATACCTCCCAATTACCACTCAAGAAGATAGATGGGAATTTGAGGATCTTTATTATGATATTATTCAGTTGATAGACATGGAAACGACATACCGAGAATTATTGTCTTCAATGATGGATATGACCTTATCGATTGAAAATATAAAAATGAACCAGATTATGAAAATTTTGACAATGGTTACTGCACTTTTTGCTGTTCCCGTCTGGATTACAGGAATTTATGGTATGAATTTTAAATATCTGCCATTTTCTGAAGACCCAAATGGTTTCTGGGTCGTACTATTAATTTCATTAATTCTGATTATCGTAGTTATGTACGTGTTCATTAAAGAAAAATGGATAAGATGA
- a CDS encoding MBL fold metallo-hydrolase, with protein MKLTVLVDNNAQLLSRDIYGEHGLSQFIEVDDKQILHDTGFSDLFIENAEELGINVANIDYLVLSHGHNDHTGGLKYLIEYMSEFRTKKQKPVLIAHEAVFDRKFKGSEEIGCTVDIKDIKKAFNVQLSKKMQKITEHFYFLGEIERNNDFETVDPYKKLVKDENGNNVYVDDYLVDDSSLAYIKGDDDKKELVIITGCAHSGICNTTEMAKKLIGDYPVISAVGGFHLIEPSEDRITKTCDYLKSLNLDSLYACHCTDLDSKIRLAQANPLKELSAGTVLEF; from the coding sequence ATGAAATTAACTGTTTTAGTAGATAATAATGCCCAATTATTAAGTAGAGATATCTATGGGGAGCACGGCTTATCTCAATTTATAGAAGTAGATGATAAACAAATTTTACACGATACTGGATTTTCAGATTTATTTATTGAAAATGCCGAAGAATTAGGTATTAATGTAGCTAATATAGATTACTTAGTGTTATCTCACGGTCACAATGACCACACAGGTGGTTTAAAATATTTAATCGAATATATGAGCGAATTTAGAACTAAAAAACAAAAACCTGTTTTAATTGCCCATGAAGCAGTATTTGATAGGAAATTTAAAGGAAGCGAAGAAATTGGTTGCACTGTAGATATAAAAGATATTAAAAAAGCTTTTAACGTACAATTATCCAAAAAAATGCAAAAAATAACTGAACATTTTTATTTTTTAGGAGAAATTGAAAGAAATAATGATTTTGAAACTGTAGACCCTTACAAAAAACTTGTTAAAGATGAAAATGGCAATAATGTATATGTTGACGATTATTTAGTAGATGACAGCTCCCTTGCATATATCAAAGGTGACGATGATAAAAAAGAATTAGTTATAATCACTGGTTGTGCACACTCTGGTATCTGTAACACCACTGAAATGGCGAAAAAGTTAATCGGAGATTATCCAGTTATTAGTGCAGTTGGCGGTTTTCACTTAATAGAACCTTCAGAAGATAGGATAACCAAAACCTGCGACTATTTAAAAAGTTTAAACTTAGACTCGTTATATGCCTGCCACTGTACGGATTTAGATTCAAAAATTAGACTTGCACAAGCAAATCCATTAAAAGAATTATCTGCAGGTACAGTTTTAGAATTTTAA